In Procambarus clarkii isolate CNS0578487 chromosome 5, FALCON_Pclarkii_2.0, whole genome shotgun sequence, the following are encoded in one genomic region:
- the LOC138372253 gene encoding PE-PGRS family protein PE_PGRS33-like produces MYQGGGGAWNPVVVYQGGAGAWNPVVMYQGGGGAWNPVVVYQGGAGAWNPVVVYQGGAGAWNPVVMYQGGGGAWNPVVMYQGGAGAWNPVVVYQGGGGAWNPVVVYQGGGGAWNPVVVYQGGAGAWNPVVMYQGGGGAWNPVVMYQGGAGAWNPVVVYQGGGGAWNPVVVYQGGGGAWNPVVVYQGGAGAWNPVVVYQGGAGAWNPVVVYQGGGGAWNPVVVYQGGGGAWNPVVVYQGGAGAVNFNDDQTTH; encoded by the coding sequence ATGTATCAAGGTGGAGGTGGCGCCTGGAACCCGGTAGTTGTGTATCAAGGTGGAGCTGGCGCCTGGAACCCGGTAGTTATGTATCAAGGTGGAGGTGGCGCCTGGAACCCGGTAGTTGTGTATCAAGGTGGAGCTGGCGCCTGGAACCCGGTAGTTGTGTATCAAGGTGGAGCTGGCGCCTGGAACCCGGTAGTTATGTATCAAGGTGGAGGTGGCGCCTGGAACCCGGTAGTTATGTATCAAGGTGGAGCTGGCGCCTGGAACCCGGTAGTTGTGTATCAAGGTGGAGGTGGCGCCTGGAACCCGGTAGTTGTGTATCAAGGTGGAGGTGGCGCCTGGAACCCGGTAGTTGTGTATCAAGGTGGAGCTGGCGCCTGGAACCCGGTAGTTATGTATCAAGGTGGAGGTGGCGCCTGGAACCCGGTAGTTATGTATCAAGGTGGAGCTGGCGCCTGGAACCCGGTAGTTGTGTATCAAGGTGGAGGTGGCGCCTGGAACCCGGTAGTTGTGTATCAAGGTGGAGGTGGCGCCTGGAACCCGGTAGTTGTGTATCAAGGTGGAGCTGGCGCCTGGAACCCGGTAGTTGTGTATCAAGGTGGAGCTGGCGCCTGGAACCCGGTAGTTGTGTATCAAGGTGGAGGTGGCGCCTGGAACCCGGTAGTTGTGTATCAAGGTGGAGGTGGCGCCTGGAACCCGGTAGTTGTGTATCAAGGTGGAGCTGGCGCCGTTAATTttaatgatgaccagaccacacactag